One Eurosta solidaginis isolate ZX-2024a chromosome 5, ASM4086904v1, whole genome shotgun sequence DNA segment encodes these proteins:
- the LOC137252995 gene encoding uncharacterized protein, with protein MKAHPDLSKGLLKSANGRNAASNLWKRVTSQLNAVGPPSRDVAGWKKVWADYKVHLKSKMRRNKTSVSGTGGGPSGFVPLTHLEEEVSKLLSADKSMSGTISTSRFGAKPKSASIQPRESPVARRESPVVRRGSPVVQRWSPVVQRGSPVARADSSAGSGNSCSDNEHTGSEESEQEELPTCSNTAKTPRRKQSLLEHQVSNQIEYHKRSTNLLNEINSNLINIYSEMKKKTRATRMPTKAGERKVPLPANSRQ; from the exons ATGAAGGCGCATCCCGACTTGTCGAAGGGATTACTAAAGTCCGCGAATGGTCGAAATGCTGCCTCAAATTTGTGGAAGAGGGTAACATCACAGCTAAATGCAGTTGGTCCACCATCACGCGATGTTGCTGGTTGGAAAAAA GTGTGGGCTGATTACAAAGTGCATCTAAAATCAAAAATGCGACGCAACAAGACAAGCGTTTCCGGAACTGGTGGGGGTCCGTCGGGGTTTGTGCCGTTAACACACCTAGAAGAAGAAGTAAGTAAGCTATTGAGTGCAGATAAGTCCATGAGCGGAACCATTAGCACCTCGAGGTTTGGTGCTAAGCCAAAGTCGGCTTCAATACAACCGAGGGAGAGTCCGGTGGCGCGACGTGAGAGTCCGGTGGTACGACGTGGGAGTCCGGTGGTACAACGTTGGAGTCCGGTGGTACAACGTGGGAGTCCGGTAGCACGAGCAGACAGTTCCGCCGGGTCGGGGAACTCGTGCTCAGATAATGAACATACAGGCTCAGAAGAAAGCGAGCAAGAAGAGCTTCCCACTTGTTCGAACACCGCCAAAACTCCGCGCAGAAAACAAAGTCTGTTGGAACATCAAGTGTCGAATCAAATCGAGTACCACAAGCGTTCAACAAATTTGCTGAACGAAATAAACTCTAACTTGATAAACATTTAcagcgaaatgaaaaaaaaaacgagagcTACAAGAATGCCGACTAAAGCTGGAGAAAGAAAGGTTCCTTTACCAGCAAACAGCAgacaataa